The DNA segment TCCGCGTTGCTGACCAGCGTTTGCAGGCTGGTGAAGAAACCTTGCAGAGAGGTCGAAATCGAGCTGGTGGTACTGGAGAGCAGGTTATCAATTTTCGACATTTGCTCATACCGCACGGTCAAACCACTGCTCTGATTCTGCGCCGCGCGTAACTGATTGGTAATAAAAGAATCATACTCACGCTGTACGCCAGAAACGTAGACGCCATTACCGACCCAACCGCCCGCTCCCAGCGTACTGTTGGCCTGCGCCATAATCGTCGTCTGTCGGGTATACCCGGCAACGTTATAGCTGGAGATGTTATTACTGGCAGTATTTAACGCAGCCTGGGCTGCGCTAAGTCCGCTCATGGCGTTGTTAATTAAGCTGGACATGGAGGTTCCTTGTAATCCTTCAATACTGGTTATTATCGGCAGCGGGTTCCTGGACTTGAGCTATTTAAAAGAGATTGTCGAGATTCGCGCTGTACGTTTTGCTCACCTTGTCGCTCATGGATTTCAGCTGTTGAATCATGCTGGTTAATTTACGCGCATAGTCAGGATCGGTCGCATAACCGGCATTTTGTAACGCCTGTGCGCCCTGTTCAGCGGTAGACGCGGCGGTCACCGCGGCATAGCGCGGGTTACGGGTCAGCAGCCCCACATAATCCGATAGCGCCTCCAGATAGGAGCTGTAAACACGGAATCTCGCTTTTACCTTCTTCGCTTCGCCGTTCTCATATTCGGTGGTGGTGATCTCTGTTACCGGCCCCTTCCAGTTGGACGAGGCCTTAATGCCAAACAGGTTAAAGCTCGGCTCACCATTTTCACGGCGGATCTGTCGCTGACCCCATCCCGACTCCAGCGCCGCCTGCGCCAGAATCAGATGATGCGGCACGCCGCTTTGTTCACTCGCCAGGCGTGCCGGAAGCGAAAGCTGGGCCAGGAAGTCTTTGCTGTCGCCGGACAGCGGCTCATCATTATTTTCCGGCGCTTTTGGCATCGCCTTACGCACCAGCTGCGTCAGCGCCTGATTTTGATAGCTGGTCACCGTTTCCAGAGGGAACTTCATTGGTACCTGCGGCGCTTCTTCCGCAGGCTGCGTCTGCCCCTCGGTCATCTGCCTGACCATCATCTCCGCCAGTCCCAACCCTTTACCGGCGGTCATCTGCTGCGCAATCTGCTGGTCATACATGCTGGTGTACAGTCGCGTTTGATCGCTGCTGAATATGCCGTCTTTCGGCAGCGCTTCACGCATGCTTTTCAGCATCATCTGCACAAACATCCCTTCAACCTGACGAGCGACCGGGCGGATATTCGCCGCCGGATCTTGCCCCGCTTTGGCTTTCAGCTCATTGAGCGATTGCGCATCCCAGGCCGCGCTGGCCAACAGTTTGCTGTCACCAATCATCAGATAATTTCCAGTTTGGCGCGCAGACAACCCGCGCTCTGCATGGATTGCAGGATGGACATCAGATCCATCGGCGTGGCGCCCAGCGCATTCAGCGCGCGGACGACGTTGTTCAGGTTGGCGCTGGAACGGACGCTTTGCAGCGAACCGCCGCTCTGACGTAAATCAATCTGCGTTTGTGGCGTGACGACCGTCTGCCCCCCGCCAAACGGCGTGTCCGGCTGGCTGACGTTCGCCTGGCGATTCACCGTTACGGACAAATTGCCTTGCGCGACGGCGCAGCTGTCCAGCGTCACCTCACGGTTCATCACCACGGAACCAGTACGGGAGTTAATCACCACCTTCGCGTCCTGTGGTGTGACGTTCACCTCCAGATTCTGGATATCCGCCAGGAAACGGACCTGCGAGCTGTTGCCGCTGGGTACGCGAACCTGAATCGTGCGCGCATCCAGCGCGGTCGCACTGCCATATCCACGGGCACGGTTGATGGTGTCAGTGATCTGCTGCGCCATTGCGAAGTCTTCGTTGTTCAGTTGCAGATTGAGGGTATTTCCGCCGCCAAACTGGCTGGGCAGCTCGCGTTCAATAATTGCGCCATTGGTGATACGCCCGCCATTGAGCTGGTTAACCTGCACGCTGCTGCCGCCCGCAGACGCCCCTGCGCCGCCGACTAAAATATTTCCCTGCGCCAGGGCATACACCTGGCTATCGACCCCTTTCAGCGGCGTCATCAGCAATGTACCGCCGCGCAGACTTTTCGCGTTCCCCATTGAGGACACCACCACGTCGATCGTTTGCCCCTGGCGACCGAATGCCGGAAATTGCGCCGTGACCATTACCGCCGCAACGTTTTTCAACTGCATATTGGTGCCCGTCGGGACGGTGATCCCCAACTGAGACAGCATGTTATTCAGCGTCTGGGTGGTAAAGGGCGTCTGGGTCGTCTGGTCGCCCGTCCCGTCCAGGCCGACCACCAGCCCATAACCAATCAGCGAGTTTTCCCGCACCCCCTGCACGCTGGTCAGATCCCGAATACGATCGGCATGCGCCAGGGTGGTTGCCAGTATCAGTACAATTCCAACAAGAGATTTAAACACTGGAGACCTCGCTTACATCGGCGACAAGTTAAGGAAGAAACGTTGCAGCCAACCCATATTTTGCGCCTCGTTGATATAGCCGTTGCCGACATATTCAATGCGCGCATCCGCAACCTGTGTTGACGGAACGGAGTTGCTGCCGCTGATGGTGCGTGGGTTCACGACCCCGGAGAAGCGGATGAACTCAGTGCCCTGATTAATGGCGATCTGTTTTTCACCCACGACGTGTAAATTGCCATTTGCCAGTACCTGATCGACGGTCACGGTCAGCGTGCCGCTAAAGGTATTGCTGGCGTTCGCGCCGCCTTTACCATTGAAGGAGTTCCCGCCAGAGGCTTCCATATCTGCACGCGCGTTGCCGAACAATCCCTGCAAATAACGAGGAACCGTATCAAAGCCGAAGTTGGTTTTACCGTCACGGCTGGCATTGGCGGAGGAGCTCTTACTGGCGCTGACGTTTTCCTGCAATACAATCGTCAGCGTATCGCCGATATTGCGTGGACGTCGGTCTTCAAACAGCGGCTGATAGCCATAGTTGATCGGCTGCGCAGACTGAAAAATGGAACCATTCGCCACCGGAGTCGGGCCCGGTATGGGCTGTGCAGTGGTCGCGCCCTGCACGAGCGGTGTGGAAGGTATCCAGGCACATCCTGTCAGTGAAACCACCAGCAGGGCCATAATCGGGTAATGGTGCGCAGCGTATTTTTGCATTGCCTTCATCTTCAAAATCAGTGTGCCGGTGAGGTTTCCCTCACCGGACGACACTTAGAGTTGCGTCAGTTTTTGCAGCATCTGATCGGTAGTCGATACCGCTTTGCTGTTAATTTCGTAAGCGCGCTGAACCTGGATCATATTCACCAGTTCTTCCGCCACGTTTACGTTAGAGGTTTCGACATAGCCCTGATACAGCAGACCCGCACCGTTAAGCCCTGGCGTACTCTCATTCGGCGCACCCGAGGATTGCGTTTCGGTGTACAGGTTTTCACCAATGCTTTCCAGACCCGTATCGTTCATGAACGTGGTCAGGTTAAGCTGCCCCACCTGTACCGGCGCGGCCTGCCCCTGTTGAGTTACGCTTACCACGCCATCGCGACCCACGGTGATGCTCAGCGAGTTCGCCGGAATGGTGATCGCTGGCTGTACCTGGAAGCCGCCCGCCGTGACCAGTTGACCGTTCTGATCCACCTGGAAAGAACCGTCACGGGTATAAGCAGAAGTGCCATCCGGCAACATCACCTGGAAGAAGCCCTGCCCTTTGATGGCGACATCTTTACTGTTGTTGGTCTGAGACAGGTTGCCCTGACTATGCAGACGCTCGGTGGCGACCGGGCGAACGCCCGTACCGATTTGCAGACCAGAAGGTAAGGTCGTCTGTTCTGACGACTGCGCGCCAGGCTGACGAATCGTCTGGTACAGCAGGTCTTCAAACACCGCGCGTTGACGCTTAAAACCATTGGTGCTGACGTTTGCCAGGTTGTTGGCAATCACATCCATGTTGGTTTGCTGCGCGTCCAGGCCGGTTTTGGCGATCCATAATGAACTGATCATAAAATGTCCTGTATTAACTCATCGACAGCAGTTGGTTAGCGCGCCCGGCATTGTCATCCACGCTGCTGATAACCTTCATCTGCATTTCAAAACGGCGGGCGTTAGCGATCATATCGCTCATGGCGGACACCGCATTCACGTTACTGCCCTCCAGTACGCCAGACATCACGCGAATGGACGGGTCAGCCTGTAACACCGGGCCACGCGCAGCCTGTGTCGCCGCGCTTAAACGGAACATACCGTCATCGCCGCGTTGCACTTCGCTGCCAAGCGCCTTCACCAGCTTCAGACGTCCTACCGGTGCGACGGTATTGGCCGGATCGCCAGGGTTAAGCGCAGAGATAGTCCCGTCTGCCGCGATGGTGATTTCTGAACCTTCAGGAACGGCAATCGGCCCGGCTTCACCGATAACCGGATGCCCCTGAATAGTCAGTTGCCCGGTCGGGTCCACCTGAATGCTGCCGTTACGGGTGTATCCCTCGTTACCATCAGCGGTCTGAACAACCAGCCAGCCATCCTGTTGCAGCGCCACATCCAGCGGGCGCGAGGTGTAATCCATCTGCCCGGGCGTCATATCGGCTCCCGGCGTGGACGCAGCCACCAGCGTACGCGTCGGTAAAGAGAGACCTTCCACCGGCACTGCGCGCAACGCATTGAGTTGCGCACGAAAACCCGGCGTGGAGGCGTTCGCCAGGTTGCTGGCCGTCACCGCTTGTTGATTAAGCGTCTGACTGGCCGCGCCCATGGCGGTATATATTGCGTGATCCATTAAGCCATCCCGTCAGGCGCTTAGCGCAGGTTAACCAGGGTGTTGAGGATCTGATCCTGGGTTTTGATGGTCTGCGCGTTTGACTGATAGTTACGCTGCGCGACGATCATATTCACCAGCTCTTTACTCAAATCCACGTTTGAGGATTCCAGCGCGCCGTTGGTCAACTTACCGAAGTTACCCGTACCCGCCGTACCAAGCAGCGCAACGCCTGAAGCCTGCGTCGCCGCCCAGACGTTATCGCCCTGAGAAGCCAGACCTTCATTGTTGGCGAAGTTAGCCAGCACGATCTGCCCCAGAACCTGCGTTTGTTCGTTGGAATAGTTACCCACTACGGTGCCGTCATCGTTGATCTGATAGCTCACCAGATCGCCCGGCTTATAGCCGTTCTGGTTGGTCGCGACGATGTTGTTCGCACCGGTGTTCTGCTGCATGGAATTCAGGAAGCTCAGGGAGAAAGAGGCTGGGTCCGCACCATTAATTGCGCCAGTGACGATATTGGCGGAACCGCCAGAAACCAGCATCCCGTTTTCATTGAATTCCATCGTGGTAGACAACGTCGGCGTCGCGGTTGGATCGCTGCTGTCCATGGTGTGAACTTCCCAGGTGTTGTCCTGCGTCTTAACAAAGAACACATTCACATCATGGGCGTTACCCTGACTGTCAAAAACGGTAACGGTACCCTTTTTGTTGTAGGAATCCGCATCGCTCGGATCAAACGGCGTTTTCGACGGCAGTTCATCGCTGGAGTTAAGGTTGATCTGCATAGACGCCGTGGTGGTTGCCTTCGCGGCCATCAGGGTGTTCGGGATGGTGATCGGGCCTGGGTTCGCCCCCTGCTGGATCGTCGGCGGCGTTCCGGTTGCCGGATAGCCGGTCAGTTGCAGCCCCTGCATGTTAACCAGATTGCGGTTCTCATCCAGTTTGAACTGGCCGTTACGGCTGTAGAAAACGGAGCCGTTGCTGTCAACCAGACGGAAGAAACCGTTCTGGCTAATCGCAACATCCAGACCACGCCCGGTGTTGGTGGTAGTGCCGTCGGTAAAGTCCTGGGTAATCCCGGCGACTTT comes from the Citrobacter koseri ATCC BAA-895 genome and includes:
- the flgJ gene encoding flagellar assembly peptidoglycan hydrolase FlgJ; this translates as MIGDSKLLASAAWDAQSLNELKAKAGQDPAANIRPVARQVEGMFVQMMLKSMREALPKDGIFSSDQTRLYTSMYDQQIAQQMTAGKGLGLAEMMVRQMTEGQTQPAEEAPQVPMKFPLETVTSYQNQALTQLVRKAMPKAPENNDEPLSGDSKDFLAQLSLPARLASEQSGVPHHLILAQAALESGWGQRQIRRENGEPSFNLFGIKASSNWKGPVTEITTTEYENGEAKKVKARFRVYSSYLEALSDYVGLLTRNPRYAAVTAASTAEQGAQALQNAGYATDPDYARKLTSMIQQLKSMSDKVSKTYSANLDNLF
- a CDS encoding flagellar basal body P-ring protein FlgI — translated: MFKSLVGIVLILATTLAHADRIRDLTSVQGVRENSLIGYGLVVGLDGTGDQTTQTPFTTQTLNNMLSQLGITVPTGTNMQLKNVAAVMVTAQFPAFGRQGQTIDVVVSSMGNAKSLRGGTLLMTPLKGVDSQVYALAQGNILVGGAGASAGGSSVQVNQLNGGRITNGAIIERELPSQFGGGNTLNLQLNNEDFAMAQQITDTINRARGYGSATALDARTIQVRVPSGNSSQVRFLADIQNLEVNVTPQDAKVVINSRTGSVVMNREVTLDSCAVAQGNLSVTVNRQANVSQPDTPFGGGQTVVTPQTQIDLRQSGGSLQSVRSSANLNNVVRALNALGATPMDLMSILQSMQSAGCLRAKLEII
- the flgH gene encoding flagellar basal body L-ring protein FlgH; the protein is MQKYAAHHYPIMALLVVSLTGCAWIPSTPLVQGATTAQPIPGPTPVANGSIFQSAQPINYGYQPLFEDRRPRNIGDTLTIVLQENVSASKSSSANASRDGKTNFGFDTVPRYLQGLFGNARADMEASGGNSFNGKGGANASNTFSGTLTVTVDQVLANGNLHVVGEKQIAINQGTEFIRFSGVVNPRTISGSNSVPSTQVADARIEYVGNGYINEAQNMGWLQRFFLNLSPM
- the flgG gene encoding flagellar basal-body rod protein FlgG yields the protein MISSLWIAKTGLDAQQTNMDVIANNLANVSTNGFKRQRAVFEDLLYQTIRQPGAQSSEQTTLPSGLQIGTGVRPVATERLHSQGNLSQTNNSKDVAIKGQGFFQVMLPDGTSAYTRDGSFQVDQNGQLVTAGGFQVQPAITIPANSLSITVGRDGVVSVTQQGQAAPVQVGQLNLTTFMNDTGLESIGENLYTETQSSGAPNESTPGLNGAGLLYQGYVETSNVNVAEELVNMIQVQRAYEINSKAVSTTDQMLQKLTQL
- the flgF gene encoding flagellar basal-body rod protein FlgF codes for the protein MDHAIYTAMGAASQTLNQQAVTASNLANASTPGFRAQLNALRAVPVEGLSLPTRTLVAASTPGADMTPGQMDYTSRPLDVALQQDGWLVVQTADGNEGYTRNGSIQVDPTGQLTIQGHPVIGEAGPIAVPEGSEITIAADGTISALNPGDPANTVAPVGRLKLVKALGSEVQRGDDGMFRLSAATQAARGPVLQADPSIRVMSGVLEGSNVNAVSAMSDMIANARRFEMQMKVISSVDDNAGRANQLLSMS
- the flgE gene encoding flagellar hook protein FlgE, coding for MAFSQAVSGLNAAATNLDVIGNNIANSATYGFKSGTASFADMFAGSKVGLGVKVAGITQDFTDGTTTNTGRGLDVAISQNGFFRLVDSNGSVFYSRNGQFKLDENRNLVNMQGLQLTGYPATGTPPTIQQGANPGPITIPNTLMAAKATTTASMQINLNSSDELPSKTPFDPSDADSYNKKGTVTVFDSQGNAHDVNVFFVKTQDNTWEVHTMDSSDPTATPTLSTTMEFNENGMLVSGGSANIVTGAINGADPASFSLSFLNSMQQNTGANNIVATNQNGYKPGDLVSYQINDDGTVVGNYSNEQTQVLGQIVLANFANNEGLASQGDNVWAATQASGVALLGTAGTGNFGKLTNGALESSNVDLSKELVNMIVAQRNYQSNAQTIKTQDQILNTLVNLR